From Chloroflexota bacterium:
TCTTCCAGACAGGCAAGCCAAGAGGAACTAAGTGGCTGCAGCAACTGTATGCCGATGCCGAGGCCCGCGTCAAAGCCGGGACTGGCCCAGTAGCCAAGGAGAGGATCAGGTATTTCTGGTTCGATCTGCTGCCCTTTGGTTGGGTCTTTGAGTTGATGCCCTGGCTGGAACAGGAGTGGGGTGCGGTGCTGGTGATGGAGATGTTTGGGCTTCAGCCCTACACGCCGATAGACCTGAGGGATGAAGATACCATTTTCAAGGGGCTGGCCAAGAGGAACCTGTATGACTCACCGATGGTGAGGCAGGCGCGTGGTCCTGCCGATTACTTTGCCAGTGATATTGCGCGGGTGGTGAAGGACTACGATATAGACGTCGTCATCTGGCCGGGTCACATGGGCCACAAGGATGGGTCTGCCAGCACTGGAATCATGAGGGAGATATGCAACGAACTCAAGGTTCCCTATATACACATAGGTCTTGACCTCTTTGACCGCCGATACACCACGCCGGACGAGTGCAAGGACAAGTTGAGCAAGTTCTTCATGGCCATGGGTTTGGGTTAGAGGCGCTGCTCGGCAGCGTAGCATGAACAATAGACCAAGGAGAAGGCATGATTGTTGGAGGCTGTGACATAGGCTCGGCCACTGGTAAGGCGGTCGTCATGAAGGATGGGAAAATCGTGGCGCATGCGATTATACCATCCACCACCAGGCCCGAGGTAACGGCGCGCAAAGCTATGGATGAGGCCCTTCAGGGAGCGGGGCTGTCATCGCTGGAGGAACTGGACTACACTGTGGGCACAGGCTATGGAAGACTGAGGGTCAATTTTGCTAACGAGAATGTCTCGGAGATTACGTGCCACGCCCGCGGCGCTCAATGGCTGCATCCCGCAACCAGGACGGTGGTTGATATCGGCGGGCAGGACTGCAAGGTGACGTCCATAAGCGACAAGGGCAAGGTGCTGGAGTTTGTGATGAATGACAAATGTGCCGCCGGGACAGGGAAGTTTTTCGAAGGTATGGCCAGGACGCTTCACCTGAGCCTTGAAGAGCTCTCGAACGCGGGTATCAACGCCAAAAAGCCGGCGACTATCAGCAGCCAGTGCACCGTTTTTGCCGAGTCTGAGGTAATCACCCTGATCAACGAGGGCGTTGAAGTAGCTGATATTATTGCCGGACTTAATAACTCGGTGGCCGGAAGGTTGAGCGGCATGGTAGGCAGGGTAGGGTTGGTAGAAGATGTGGTACTGACCGGTGGATGTGCCAAGAATGAGGGCCTGGCCAGGGCATTGGAGCAGAGGTTGAAGGTGAAGATAAAGAGACTGTCCATGGACCCTCAGCTTGCAGGAGCCATAGGTGCAGCGCTTATAGCCACCGAGAAAGTGGTCCAGCAGTCACAAGCTGACTCCGTGGCTGCAAAGGCAATAAAGTAGCCCGAGAGAAGAGAGGCTGTTTTCGAGAATGACCCTTCGGTCATCAGAAAGATTTCTTGCCGCTGATCGAAGGGTCGTCTTTTTCTGGAAGCCTGGAATCACTAGCAGAATAGTCAGATATTCTCCATCGTGCCCCTACTGGTGAAGAGGAATTTAGTCATGGCAATCTACGACGTCTATATACCGAAGGTCGCTGAATATGTGGCAGACATGCGGCGAAAAGGGCGGCAGGTTAGAGAATTCTCCTGCCCCTCGGAGGCTGGCAAGCTGCTGGAAGGATTGCCGGTTCGGGTCGGCTCTGGAGCGAATCCCAGTATACTGCTGCGCAGTGATACCTTTGTAGAGCTGGGGAACCCTGAAGCGGGCTCCTCTGCCTTTCTCCTGTGGACAGACAATACCTCTCTGATCAGGGATGGCAGGATCACCTTGATCGGCCCGGATATCCCTGAATCACCGGGAGTCAGCCTGTCCTTTGGTCAGGTATTGATGTTGGGGGGCAGGGACCTCAGTGAGAAAGACCATCAGACCTTAGAACATACTCAATTCATCGCCGACCGGATAGAAGGGTATATGATCAGGAGCGTATCCCAGCTCATCTGGTCCAGGGTCAGCAGGCAGGTTGCAGAGAAAGGATTTTGTTTTGAGACCCTGGGAAGAGCGCTGATGTCTATCTTCAAGGCAGATGTGCCCGGGGTGCAGGCGATGGAGATTGTCTTCGTCACCACGAGCAAGGAGGACCTTGAGCCACTGGATGCCATGGGCGCACAGATTAGGAAGATATTCAATAGTATCCTGGCATCAGACTGGAAGGCCAAAGGCTTTGACATCTACGAGTGCAGCTTCGGGGGTGATTGTACTTCCTGCCCGGATCAGCCGGTGTGCGATGATATCAAGGAAGTTGTCAAGGTGCGCAAGAAGAAGTCCTCCCAGTCGGAGACGGCTCCTGGTTCCTAGCTCGAACGGTGCTTCTGCGATGGCAGCCTTTATCGCTGCAGATAGCCGTAATACGCCAGGTGCAAGTATCGATGTCTGAATCTCTGTGTTTGAAGAAAAGGTTGATCGCTGTCTGTGGCAAGGGTGGAACGGGGAAGACTGCGTTCACTGCCATGATGGTTAGGGTACTGCTGGATAATGGCAGGGCTGGCAAGCTGCTCTTGATCGATGCCGACCCGGCCTTGGGATTGCCCAATGCGCTGGGTATGAAGGTGAAGCGAACCATGGGACAGGTCCGTGAGGGGATCATCAAAACGGCCAGGAGTGGCAGCCAGGAGGAAAAGGCCCAATTGGGTGACAGGCTGGACTATATGGTGCTGGAAGCCCTTATCGAGACGGATGATTTTGCCCTGCTGGCTATGGGGCGCACTGAAACCCTGGGCTGCTTCTGCCCGGTTAATGACCTGCTGCGCGGGGCCGTAGAAACGCTCTCCGACAGCTTTGACACCATTATTATTGACGGCGAAGCTGGTGTGGAGCAGCTAAACAGGCAGGTGGTGCGCCATGTTGATACGCTGGTTATTGTCAGTGATGCTACAACTAGAGGCCTTCAGACTGCAGCCCTCATAAAGCGGATGGTGCAGGACGACAGGGTGATACAGTGTGGGAGACTGGGCCTTGTTTTCAACAGGGTTCAAGGCAATGAGGAGTTGCTGAGACGCTCTGCCCAGGAGATAGGGTTGGAGGTCTTCGGCTGCATACCTCAGGACGAGACCGTCGCTTACCATGACCTGATCGGCAAACCGATCACCGAGCTTTCCGCCGATTCACCGGGTCTGGCTGCGGTGCAGCGTATCGTGGAAAAGCATATCCTCAACTGATGCCCTGACTCTGCGGTCACGTATCCTCAGGGTTGCCTACAGGCTGTGTTCTCAGTATAGTCAGGAAGCATGTGATTTCCTATTGAAGGGGGCAATTGTTGGAAGGAAACAAATTGTGCCGGCTGGTTGATTCACATGCTCACCTGGAGGAGTTAGGGGATCTGGGCTCAGCCATCGAGAGGGCCAAACAGAGTGGAGTGGTGGCCATAGTGGCTGTTGGTTCGGATTACGAATCAAACCACCAGGTGCTGGAGATAGCCGGGAAATATCAGGGCTTCGTCCATCCGGCGCTCGGTCTGCACCCTGGTCGCCTGAATGAAGACCTTTTGTCCCTGGAGCGCCATCTGCAGTTCATTGAGGATAATCTCTCGGTGGCCGTGGCGGTAGGAGAGGTGGGGTTAGACTACCACAAGAGGGTAGTGGGTGCTGCTGGCAAAGACCTGCAGCAGAAGGTGTTGGGGACTATCCTGGCACTCGCCAAACGCTGCGGCAAGCCAGCGATAATCCACTCACGATATGCCTGGAGAGACTCTTTTGAACTGACGAAAAAGGCATCATTAGAGAAGGCCATCTTTCACTGGTACACCGGGCCAACTAATGTGCTGAGGGAAATCCTGGAGCAGGGGCACTTTGTCTCGGCAACATTAGCCGTTGAGTATCATGAGGAGCACCGCCGGGCTGTGAAGGAGGTGCCTCTGGAGAACCTGCTGTTGGAGACAGATTGCCCGGTGGTGTATCAGGGGCATCAGGCAGAGCCGGCGGATGTCAGCCGTGCTCTGCGGGCGACGGCGGAGATGAAAGGCCTGTCGCCGGATTTTGTGGCTGAAAAGACTACCGAGAACGCCTTGAGACTCTTTCGAATATGAAGAAGATGGGGCATCTCCAAAGTCTGATATCTTAATTCTAAGGGTAATAGAGCTTTCGCGTTTTGATATTTGAAATTGTTTAGGATTTAGTAATTCGGATTTAGGGTTTGAAGTTTGTTGACAGGCAAACAAAGCTGGAGAACAGTGACTATATAGTTGATTTGGCAGAGAGACTGTGGCGTATTAAGATTGTAGAAGAATCTGATGGCCAACTTCGCTTGGATGAGGTTTGCCAGCCGTGGTTATTAAATAAGTCAGAGAAAAGGGGGGCAAAATGAAGATCTGTCTGGTTCATATTACGGAGATGCCTGAGGGGTTCCACGATATCTGGTTTGGCATGGTGCAGCATAGTTTCAACAAAGTGCTGCGACCTGACACCGAAGTGGTGTTGAAGCCGATAAAGCATGGCCTCAA
This genomic window contains:
- a CDS encoding acyl-CoA dehydratase activase, whose amino-acid sequence is MIVGGCDIGSATGKAVVMKDGKIVAHAIIPSTTRPEVTARKAMDEALQGAGLSSLEELDYTVGTGYGRLRVNFANENVSEITCHARGAQWLHPATRTVVDIGGQDCKVTSISDKGKVLEFVMNDKCAAGTGKFFEGMARTLHLSLEELSNAGINAKKPATISSQCTVFAESEVITLINEGVEVADIIAGLNNSVAGRLSGMVGRVGLVEDVVLTGGCAKNEGLARALEQRLKVKIKRLSMDPQLAGAIGAALIATEKVVQQSQADSVAAKAIK
- a CDS encoding carbon monoxide dehydrogenase; amino-acid sequence: MAIYDVYIPKVAEYVADMRRKGRQVREFSCPSEAGKLLEGLPVRVGSGANPSILLRSDTFVELGNPEAGSSAFLLWTDNTSLIRDGRITLIGPDIPESPGVSLSFGQVLMLGGRDLSEKDHQTLEHTQFIADRIEGYMIRSVSQLIWSRVSRQVAEKGFCFETLGRALMSIFKADVPGVQAMEIVFVTTSKEDLEPLDAMGAQIRKIFNSILASDWKAKGFDIYECSFGGDCTSCPDQPVCDDIKEVVKVRKKKSSQSETAPGS
- a CDS encoding AAA family ATPase, translated to MSESLCLKKRLIAVCGKGGTGKTAFTAMMVRVLLDNGRAGKLLLIDADPALGLPNALGMKVKRTMGQVREGIIKTARSGSQEEKAQLGDRLDYMVLEALIETDDFALLAMGRTETLGCFCPVNDLLRGAVETLSDSFDTIIIDGEAGVEQLNRQVVRHVDTLVIVSDATTRGLQTAALIKRMVQDDRVIQCGRLGLVFNRVQGNEELLRRSAQEIGLEVFGCIPQDETVAYHDLIGKPITELSADSPGLAAVQRIVEKHILN
- a CDS encoding TatD family hydrolase → MEGNKLCRLVDSHAHLEELGDLGSAIERAKQSGVVAIVAVGSDYESNHQVLEIAGKYQGFVHPALGLHPGRLNEDLLSLERHLQFIEDNLSVAVAVGEVGLDYHKRVVGAAGKDLQQKVLGTILALAKRCGKPAIIHSRYAWRDSFELTKKASLEKAIFHWYTGPTNVLREILEQGHFVSATLAVEYHEEHRRAVKEVPLENLLLETDCPVVYQGHQAEPADVSRALRATAEMKGLSPDFVAEKTTENALRLFRI